The sequence AAGCGTGACAAAGACGAGCATTACCGgtaagagagaaatgagaaaggacCCAAACTATaatcagttccttttttttttttttttgagacggagtctcactctgtcacccaggatggagtgcagtggcgtgatctcagctcactgcagcctctgcctcccggcttccagcaattctccagcctcagcctcctgggtagctggaattacaggcacaccatcacacccggctaatttttgtatttttagtagacagagggtttcaccatgttggccaggctggtctcgaactcctcaccttaggtgatccacctgccttagcttcccaaagtgctgagattacagatgatCTAGTCTCCCAGACAACCCTTGACCTATCCTCACTTGACTGTTTAAGGACAGGGATCCTGTTTAGTTTatgttaatgttaaaaaaaaaatagagactggGTATATTAGAAAaacctctgagcttcagtttcttcctatacagtgcctagcacatggtaggtactcaaatacttactgaacagactgggtgtggtggctcatgcctgtaatgccagcactttgggaggccgaggtgggcggatcacttgaggtaaggagttggagacctgcctggccaacatggtaaaacccaaaaaaatacaaaaattagcccagtgtggtggtacacacctgtagttccagctacttgggaggctgagatgagagaatcacttcaacctgggaggttgaggttgcagtgagccgtgatcacattactggactccagcctgggtgacagagtgaaaccctgtcacacacacacacacacacacacacacacacacacacacacacaaaagtactGAACAAATGAAAAGTCCTGTCTCATATGTTGAGCCTTACAACCTGGTAAATTTCCGCCTGGGAGTAGAATCCCAATAAATTGTTAGACTCAGCCACAAACATTGGATATAAGTTTTTAAACCAGCAGTTCCCAAACTGCTGCACAGTAGAAATGCCCAAGGATCGTTAAAAAATATTGACGCCAAACACTCTGATTTAATTGAGACAGGGCACAACCTAAGCACTGAGATGTTTGTAAGTTGCCCAGGTGATCTAATATGTAGCAGAATTTAGGGACTACTCgtttaaacaaatgcttgaattCAGCTTTGGGACCAGTCACCTTCTCCCTCAGTAAGCCTCCCTCTATTCCCCAGGACCTATGATGCCTACTCCACTTTCTACCTGAATTCCAGTGGCCTCATTTGTCGCCATCGTCTAGATAAAGTGAGTCCTAGGTAGGGCTGGGTGGGGTAAAGGGTAGAACATTTGTGTGCCTCCCCCAACTGGCATTAACCTTTCTCCCTGCAGCTGATGCCTTCACACTCACCTCCAACGCCTGTGAAGAAGCTGCTAGTGGGAGCCCTGGTGGCCCTGGGGCTGTCAGAGCCAGAACCTGACTTAAACCTGTGTTCCAAGCCCTGATCCTTGACCTTGGAGTGGAGGCAGCACTGAAGACTGCTACGCCCAAgagaaggaggtggaggcagccaAGAATCTCAGGAGCCAGCTTCCTCTCCTcgtttctctccttccttcctttccatctcATGCTGTGTAAAGCTGCTGTGTAATTTAACTtgtaaataataaagtttaactGACTATATGAGATAGAATTTCACATATCACTTTCTCTAGATCCCAAATGTTCCCACAAGCtttattccaaaaataattttatttaataggtATTAAATAATGTATAGAAGGAAAAGGAGCTGGTGTCAGGTTCTGTTTACGTCCTTCTCTTACCCTAGCTCTTCTcgtgttttgcctatttttttggGCATTTTCTTAGCATGGGGATCTTCTAGCTCCTTGGCCTTATAATAATGGGGAGCCACCTCCAGAAGCCAACTGCTCTCAATCTCCAGTACCTAGGAGAGAGAAAAGATCAATGGAGTTCCCTTCTTTCCAACATagatcttttgttgttgttatttttttttcttaaattgaaacagagtcttgctctattgcccaggctggactgcagtggcgtatCATGGCTCAAAGCagtcctactgcctcagcctcccaagtagctgagactacaggcacacatcacagtgcaccattaattttttgtatagttggggtctcactatgttgcctgggctgatcttggcctcccaaagtgctaggatcctgccttggcctcccaaagtgctgggatggtttacaaaaatgagccactatgcccagccccaaCCTAGATCCTTATGTGTATGGTCAAAAGTTATCTTTCCTCTTTGACTGCAGGGCTAGGTGTAAAGGTGCCTGGCTCTAttattatatacccaaagggcaGATACACCTCTGTATGTTATTCAAGATACCAAATAAGCTATTCCCAAGAAAAGTCTAGAAcaacatgccaggcacagtggctcacacctgtaatcccaacactttgggaggccgtggcaggcggatcatgaggtcaggagttcgagatcagcctggccaacatggtgaaacccagtctctactaaaaatataaaattagctgggcgtggtggtgggcacctgtaatcccagctacactggaggctgaggcaggggaatcacttgaaaccgaaggcggaggttgcatgagctgagatggtgccactgcactccagcctgggctacaacaGCACGgaactctcaaaaaaaagaaaagcctagaaCATAAAGACTATACTCTGTGAGACCAGAGACTGCTTTGTTCATTATAGCCCCAGCACCTATACAGTagccattcaaatatttattgaataagtgtCTAGTTCTCAGATCTTGGAAGATGCTGACACACCTGTTAGAAAGGATGtctttgggctgggcatggtggctcacacctgtaatccctgcactttgggaggccgaggcaggcatttgagaccagcctggccaacatggtgaaacctcatctctactaaaaataacaaaaattagccaggcctggaggcttgcgcctgtaatctcagctacttgggaggctgaggcatgagaatctcttgaaccccagaggcagaggttgcagtgaggctagattgcgccactgcactccagcctggacaacagagtgagactccgtctcaaaaaaaacaaaaaaaaacaaaggatgtCTTTCTATTTTACCCTACCTTCCTCTTTCTGTACCAGTCCCAGCAACTTGAACCTGGGTTCTTAGCTTGCCAGGACACCATCTCTCTACATAGTCTCCACCTGCATGGGCACAGGATGTTCTCCTCACCTGTCTCATGAACTCTTTGGTGGTCAAGACAAGTTCGTGGTAGAGCAGCCAGCGTGGCTGTTGCTCAAAGAGGGAGGAGTTGGGATGAATGAAGACTGTCTGCTGCTGTTTCACTGTGCGGTAGCCACTCCGAGTCAACCGTGCCGTGTGGTAAAAGTAACCAGCAGTGATGGCCTAAGGAGCGGGcaggaaagaaaatcaatggaAAAGGCAGACATCTGGGGACCCTAAGAATGCACTACCTTTTTAGTTCAGGCTTCAGGAAAACTAGAGAGGTAAGGAATGCATGAAGAACTTCCCAGGAATGAACCTTCAGTGGTCTGGGGAAGAAAGGGCCCTGGGAGGACACGTCATACACAAGGGGAAGAGGGCATGCTCTCACGCTGGAGGAAATGCTGCATGCCCCCAGAGAAGCTTGCTCCTGGGAAGGTACTGGGGGTGGAAAGCAGGAGGCTGAAGAAATGCTGACCTTGCGTACACGGATATAGTCCCCCTGGCAGGAACTGAGACCAACTTCCACACGTTCCAAGAGCCCTTCCAGCTGTTCCCGCACATCCCGGGCTCGGCGCATCGATCTGAACTGTACAAAGTTCTCATAGCACCACTGGGAAGAGTAACCACTCTCAGCCCACTGGGAAGACagttaaaaagaaaggagagataaTTAAGTATACAGCAGGACTAAAGTCCCCCAGTGTCTCTCATTCCCACTCACCCAAGCCCAGTGACCTGTGTGTAAACATTTAGCAGAACCAGGTGGTCACCGCCAGGGAGAAAGAAGTTGACACGGGCATTGTCAGCATGGACGACCTTGTCCTTTGGTCGGTAGAAGATGGAGTTGTTGACAGAGAGCATGGCAGCCACTGTCAGGATCTCCTCTGAACAGCTGTACCTGGGACAGGAAGGGGAAAGCATGAGTTCAAAGCAAGACACATAGGAACAGATATGGTGGAGTGGGGAGTGATCACTGTGTGATGGATGTTTCCTCATGTGGGGAAGGCTGGTTGGCATAATGGCTACAAAGCAGCCAGCAGATAGATTCTGGCAGCAGCTTGGGGGTCAAGGAAGTAGGGGCCATAGATGAAACACAGTCACAAAGGAGGGACATCCATGGAGGCAGGAGCAGGAAACACCGGGGAATTCTGAGGCTTCTGCAGAAAGTGTGCATTCACTATGTGCATTTGGAAAAGATCTCTGACAGCAGAGGAATGGCATTTAAAGGTCATCCCTCCACAGCTACATCTAAATGTTCTAGTTGGAAACCTTAGGAACAAGTAAGTTCCtcaaggggccgggcgcagtggaaTCAAGGATAGGATCAAGTGTCTTACCCTTGTGGGCCTCAAAAGGGGGCAATCAGAGTTATCTAATACTTTATTATGTGTTAAGGGATAGTATGATGaacagaaaaagacagacaaaggggaccctggagacagaggaggCCTGGCCTGTTTGTGTGCTGGGGGCCCAGGTGGAGGCGAGGGCTTACTTCTCAGAGGCTAAGATCATTTTGGACAGCATGGGGTCCACCGGCAGCTCTGCCATCTTTCGACCAGActaaggagaagagagagagagttgagcCCAGTCCTCCCTCAGGTTTCCCGCTACTACTACAGGGGTCCCTGGAGCCATCCTGACCCCTATCATCCTGCCTCCACCCATGCTGTCCCCCGACTCACCGTGGTGAGCTCCCCAAGGTGGTTGAGGGCTCCCAGAGCATACAGCTGCTCCAAAGCCAGCAGCAGTGTCTCATATGGTGGAGGGTCCAGGAAATCAAAGTGCATTAGGTCATGGATCCCTAGAAAGAGGTGTGATGGATGGAACAGAGTCCCTTCAAAGGACAGTGactccagcccctccctcctctctcaggTAGCCCAATCACCTAAGCTCTTGAGCAGCAACAcgacattgcccaagctggtcctcTGGATCTCAGGCACTGTGGTTTCCTCAAGCTCGTGCTGATAGGCCCAGGCGGTATACAGGCGGAAGCACTTCCCTGCAGCCACCCGACCTGCCCTGCCAGCTCGCTGATTGGCTGAGGCCTGGAAAGAAAGGGGAACAGGCTGGCTGACAATTTggtcagggaaaagaaaaaggcagtatTTATGCAAGAAATCTGGAAGGATGCAAACTGCTCATCCCGGTTCCCTAGGAagcccccaccctgcttctgAGTTGGACCTTCTCTGTGGGCCAACTCCACCTCCCCCACTCCCATGCATCCCCAGGCTGACCTTGCTGCAGGGTGTGACAGTGAGCGATTCCATGCCTGTGCGGGGGTTGTAGCTCTTCTGCTTACAGAACCCTGGATCCAGCACATAAATGATGCCCTCAATGGTGAGTGATGTCTCAGCAATGTTCGTTGCCACAACCACCTGAGTGATAGGATATGGGGTCACCCAGTGACCCCACCTACCTAGTTACCCAGAAAAAGTAATCTTGGAAAGTTAGGAGTAGTGAAGCAGTTGCAGTAAGGGGCAGGAGCTGAGGGAATTAGTAGTATCCAAGGTCAGGAGCAGGGGACAAGGCCAGAAGACAGGGGACAGGGAAGTGGGGGCTGGGAGTCAGCAGGGCCATAGgaggaaaggaaatggagaagaggatttagggttttttttttttttcagagatgggaaATGGGGGTGTTCAAGTTCCTGCCCGATCCTCCCCATCACCGCTTTCGTCTTCACACAACACTTCCTGTAAGAGCCTCCTAACGTGTATCCCTGCTTCTGCTCCTAGCCTCTGTCACATGGCATCCAGGATGgtccttttaaaatacaaacctgTCACATCACTCCCCATCCTTCAGTGGCTTCCTATCCTACTCTAGAATTCAATCCAAGCCCCTTAAAAGCCTGGATCACCTACCCCAGCTGCCTTTCTGACCTCATCTGCTAGCACTCCACCACCTCCCTCACTCCTCCCACACACTGCTTTGCTCTGCCCAAGTAAGTGCACTCCTCACTGGATCATTTGCATCAGCTATTCCCTCTGTCTGGCATACTCTTCTCCCAGATATCAGCCTGGCTCCCTCCCTCACCTGGTTTGGGTCTCTATTCCACTTTCCCCTTACTGAAGAGGCCCTCCCTACACCCCAAGGAAAATACCTTCATGCCAGTCCTCACTCCCACCCCACAGAGTCAAGTTCCATCCTACTATGCTGCCTTGTATCTCTTCATAGCACTGGCCACAAATTGACAATATGTATTTATGCATCCACTGCTTCCCCGATAGACCACAAGTGCAAGTTTGTTAGGCtaaggactttgttttgttcatcaCTGTATCATCAACCCCTGTGTACCTGACACACAGAAggaactcattaaatatttgttgaatgaaagttATATCTCTGCTCAAAATCCTTTGACTGCTACTCAGCTGTCTAAAGTCCAAACTtcgccaagcacagtggctcatgcctgtaacccagcactttgagaggccaaggcaggcggatcacttgagtccaggagttcaagaccagcctggccaacatggcgaaaccccatctctactaaaaattagctgggtgttggccaggcatggtggctcacgcctataatcccagcactttgggaggccaaggtgggcagatcacctgaggtcaggagtttgagaccaacctggccaaaatagcgaaacctcatctctactaaaaatacaaaaaattggccaggcgtggtggagggcacctgtaatcccagctactggggggctgagacaggagaatcgcttgaacctgtgaggcagaggttgcagtgagcagagttggtgccactgcactccagcctgggcgacagagtgagactccatctcaaaaaaaaaaaaaaaaaaattagcttggggtggtggtacacacctgtaatcccagctacttgggaagctgaggcacaagaatcacttgagcctgggaggtggaggctgcagtgagccgagatcttgccactgcactccagcctgggcaacagagcgagactctgtctcaaaaaagaaaaataaataaagtccaaACTTTCCTGTCATCAAAGGCCCTCCCTAATCTTAGCCCCAAATTGTTTTTAGCCTTGTCTCCTACTCCTTCACCACATGAACCTCCCACTAAGCCTACTAGCTCACACTCTGACCTCAAACATACCTTGGGCCTTCCTCTGATGACTTctcagccatttttcttttttgagatggagtctcgcattgtcacccaggctggagtgcagtggcacaatctcagctcactgcaacctcctcctcctgggttcaagcgattctcatgactcagcctcctaaacaggtgggattataggcgcacgccaccatgccctgctgatttttgtattttcagtggaggcagggtttcaccacgttaggcAGCCTGGtttcgaactactgacctcaagtgatccgcccacctcagcctccgaaagtcctgggattacaggcgtgagccaccgcacctgacctcaGACATTTCTCTTAAAGGTCCATATCAAATCCCACCTCTTAGCACATCAAGGACTTCCCTTCTCCACTGAATCTACTGTGCATACTTTCCAGATCACATATTTGGCTCTCTCTTGGTTCACACCATATTTCTCCTCTCTTCAGTCCCAGGAACAAGGGACTGGCTGCTCCTCAGCTGTGTGCAGCAGTGCGCAGGACTCACCTTGCATGGGGCAGGCACACAGCTTTTTCACTACTAGTTGTGGGAAGCATAGGGGTGAAGAGTGTGGGTTTCTCCAACTGACCTTTCGTGCCCCAGGTGGTGTGGGCTGGAAGATACGGGCCTGCATGTCAGAGGGCAGATTGGCATAAATGGGCAGCACCAGGAGCTCCCGGATTTTGGAGCCCAGGCGGCGGCAGCGATCCTGGAGCATCTCACAGGCAGCCTCAATCTCCTCCTGGATAGAGGGTAGGGAGAGCAGCAGGGGTCCCAGAGTCACAGAAGGCCAACATGCCGGCCCTGTCTTCCCCTGGGATACAtcatcccctctccccaccatgtCAGGCACCTGTCCTGTCAGGAACACCAGGATATCCCCAGGGGGCTGGGTCACATGGATCTGCAACACAGATACTACACAAGCTTCCAAGTAGTCAGCCTCTGGAGCCTGGAGAGCAGAAAGAGATGGGGTCACAGGAGGGCCACCTGCTTAGGCAaacctttcctctcctcccaatTCAACATACACTTTATCCTAGTTCCCCTTTGAACCTTCCATTCCATCTTTCCCTCCACAGGATAACCTTCTCCAAAGGCCTCAGCTTTTCTGCCACAGACTTAAGCCCATCCTCCCTGAGGGGGCACCTTGGTGTAGAAGATGTCCACAGGAAACCTGCGTCCGGGGATTCGAAACACAGGGGCGTCATCAAAGAAGGTGGAAAAACGGGCAGTGTCCATTGTGGCTGAAGCCACCAGGACCTTGAGCTCAGGTCGGAAGCGAGCAACATCCTTGATCAATCCAAAGAGAATGTCTGTGTGTAGGGTCCTTTCGTGTGCCTCATCCACCATCACCACGCTGGGGAGGGAATAGGAGAGCAATGAGGGAAGAGCGCTAGGCAATGCAGTATCAGACACCAGGGTTAACTGGATGAGAGGGGAGTAATGGACACAAAGAGTTCAAGAATGACTGTTGACGGAGGGGGCTCTAAGGAGAAGTCAGCCATCCCACTTATGTAGAGCAACAGAAAGTCAGAGAAGGCCAGGGCCCCATGATCTGCAACCTATCCCAGCCTCAGCAGATAATAGGAGACAAGATGTAGAGGCTGCACACTGAGGCCAGGACAAGTTAGCCATACCCTCTAGTTCAGTCAAGAGTCTGCTTAGACTCAGCAGCTGCTCTTACTAGAAAAAGTTGAAGGATatgttttaggctgggcatggtggtagctcacgcctgtaatcccagcaccttgggaggccgaggcaggtggatcacaaggtcaggagttcgagaccagtctggccaatacagtgaaaccccgtctcttctaaaaatacaaaaaaaattagccagatgtggtggtagacgcctgtagtcccagctacttgggaggctgaggcaggagaatcgcttgaacctgggaggcagaggttgcagtgagccaagatcgtgccactgcactccagcctgggtgacagagcgagactccatctaaaaaaagaaaaaagaaaaagtggaaggattttttttttgagacagtcttgctctgttgcaggctggagtgtagtggcatgatctcagctcactgcaagctccgcctcctgggttcacaccattctcctgcctcagcctcccaagtagctgggactacaggtgcctgccactgtgcctggctaattttttgtatttttagtagagacggagttttgaaacagagtctcactctgtcgcccaggctggagtacagtggcacgatctcggctcaccgcaagctccgcctcctgggttgcgttcacgccattctcctgcctcagcctcctgagtagctgggactacaggtgcccgccaccacgcccagctaattttttatattttttagtagagacggggtttcaccgtgttagccaggatggtcttgatctccttacctcgtgatccgcctgcctctgcctcccaaagtgctgggattacaggcgtgagccaccgctcccggctgatacgttttaaaggaaaaaaaaagtggaaggcAGGGTCCCTTTCAATAAGGGTGGGCCAGCAAGGCTGACTGGGGGTAATAGACCTGAGCTGCTGTGATTCAAATAGCCTAGAAGCTCCTGGTGTCCTGTGGGACAACTGCTGCTGGCATCATTCTTGACTGTTTCTTCTTTTGGAGACAGGAGCAAGTTAAGCCTTTCTACCTCAACTCTCACAGGACTCTGCATGCTCCTTGGTTTCCTCCTAACTCAGTTATGTGCATGAcaccttctttctctttgttctttggcttTTCTGGGTGGCAGCCAAGTCCCAGGAACTCATCCCCATCTTCCCCTACCCACCTCCCTGACCTCAACTCTTTGTGCCTAACCCTAACTGTGATGGTGAAGTCCCCAGCCATTCCACAAAGCAGGCTGGCTCGATGGGCAAAAACATCTGCATCAGACACTCTTGCGCTGGCTGGCTCTCCATGGGTTCTTAGAGATCTTTTGCAAGGGATATGAAGGATAAAATCCTATCTGTCCAATTGCTCCACTGTGATCTTCCAAGACCAGAAATTCACAGCCTCTGAAGAGTCAAAAAGGCACATATTGTTCAGCTGGCCTGACCCCACCCCCATTACATTCATGAATCCCTTTTCCCCCTCAACACATGTTCAACCAACCCCTGCTTGGCCATTTCCAGCACTAAGAGCTCATTATTCACAGACCAAGCTACCCAAGACTTGTGTGGAGGGCCAAGACCCAGAGTCCAACCACTCTGACAGGCCCTGCAATCTCCACCACTCTGAGGGTTACTCAGCCATTGGTATTGAGTTGGAATCTGTCTCCCTGTAACCTCCCCATGGCTCCTAGCTATGTCGTGTAGGGTCACATAAAACAATCTGATCCTTCTTTCCATGTAACAGCCTTCACATATTTAGAGGGAACCAGGATGCTTCCTGTTTCTCCCTCTGAGCTGAGCATTCCAAGTGTTTTCAAATGGTCTTCACACGGTATTTCAAGTCTCGGCAGCAATGCTCTGCTATCCTGGTTGTTTTCTAAACCCTGGAGATGAATGGGGAAAGAAGAGGCTTTCTCTACAATCTCTTCTGTCCTCCAGCCCCATCTCCGTGGTACCTGGAGGTCAGTTCAAGGACCATTTGAACCACAAAGATTCAAGAACGGGTGGATTAATCAGAAGACAATGGCTGAATTGGCTgggtgggaagaagggagagaaaggccAGAGATTAGAGATACCTGTAACTCGCCAGGTCAGGCTCAGAGAGGAACTCCCGGAGAAGCATCCCATCTGTCATGTAGCGGAGGACAGTTCGCTCTGATGTGCAGTCCTCAAAGCGGATGCTGTAGCCAACCTGGTCAAGGGAACCATTAGCAACCAAGTGTGGGCTGGTGTGCCCTGAAAGGAACTTGGGGAAAGGTGAAGTGGGGCAGCACCAAGACTTCTGCTGTAGGGACCTGAGGGAACTGTAGACTGAGTCACAGACCCCAGACTCTACCCCCCGGTTCCCTAGAAATCTCACCTCATTCCCAAGCTTCACACCCATCTCCCGGGCCACTCGGGCGGCCACACTCATGGCAGCCACTCTCCGGGGTTGGGTGCAGGCAATCTTCATACCCTTGTTTGTATAACCctgaatgacaaagaaaaaagaagaagtttgCCCTTTACTAAATATGCACCCTGGGACCAGGTACATTTCAGAGAAAGAAGTTGTAAAAACCAggcaggagaaaaggaggaaaagacagATGCTGAAAACCAGAAAAGAAGGGCAAATAGATAGGATGACAGACCTAGGGCCCTCAAAGGGGGTCCTCACCCAGCTCTGGGTAATTAAGTTCATGACTCTGCTAGACTTGAGCTGGAAAAGAACAGATTAGCTGAGACAGAGCCAGCTAAGGTAAAAAAGcaggaaggctgggcacagtggctcatgcctgtaatcctagtactttgggaggctgaggtgggaggatggcttgagctcaggagttcgagaccagcctgggcaacatagtgtgacaaaaaaattaaaaattcaaaattttgaccaggcacagtggctcacacctgcaattccagcactttgggaggccgaggcagacggatctcctgaggttgggagttcgagaccagcctggccaaaatggtgaaaccccgtctactaaaaatacaaaaaattagccgagcatggtggtgcatgcctgtatttccagctacttgggaggctgaggcaggagagtcgcttgaacctgggagacagaggttgcagtaagccaagatcatgccaccgcactccagcctgggcaacagagcaagactctgtctcaaaaaaaaaaaaaaaaaaatttcaggccaggcacagtggctaacacctgtaactccagcactttgggaggctgaggtgggcagatcacgaggtcaggagattgagaccatcctggccaacatggtgaaaccccatctctactaaaaatacaaaaattagctgggtgtggtggtacgcacctgtagtcccagctacttaggaggctgaggcaggagaatcacttgaacccaggaggtggaggttgcagtgagtcaagatcgcgccactgcactccagcctggtgacagagcaagactccacctcaaaaaaaaacaaaaaatgtttaatatgggcatggtggtgtgcacctcccagatactcaggaggctgaggtgggatgatctcttgagcccaggagtcccaggttgcagtgagtcatgatggtgccacatcactccagcttgggcatcagagcaagagcctgtctccaaaataaggcaggggctaggcacagtggctcacacctgtaatcccagcactttgggaggctgaggtggctggatcacttgaggtcaggagttcgagagcagcctggccaacatggtgaaaccccatctctactaaaaaattagccaggtgtggtggcgcatgcctgtaattccagctactctgaaggctgacgcaggagaattccttgaacccaggagtcagaggttgcagtaagccaagatcgcaccactgcactccagcctgggtgacagagcaagactccgtctccaaaaaaaaaaaaaaaaaactaac is a genomic window of Homo sapiens chromosome 6 genomic scaffold, GRCh38.p14 alternate locus group ALT_REF_LOCI_4 HSCHR6_MHC_MANN_CTG1 containing:
- the DHX16 gene encoding pre-mRNA-splicing factor ATP-dependent RNA helicase DHX16 isoform X1, whose product is MPKETRGQPARAVDLVEEESGAPGEEQRRWEEARLGAASLKFGARDAASQEPKYQLVLEEEETIEFVRATQLQGDEEPSAPPTSTQAQQKESIQAVRRSLPVFPFREELLAAIANHQVLIIEGETGSGKTTQIPQYLFEEGYTNKGMKIACTQPRRVAAMSVAARVAREMGVKLGNEVGYSIRFEDCTSERTVLRYMTDGMLLREFLSEPDLASYSVVMVDEAHERTLHTDILFGLIKDVARFRPELKVLVASATMDTARFSTFFDDAPVFRIPGRRFPVDIFYTKAPEADYLEACVVSVLQIHVTQPPGDILVFLTGQEEIEAACEMLQDRCRRLGSKIRELLVLPIYANLPSDMQARIFQPTPPGARKVVVATNIAETSLTIEGIIYVLDPGFCKQKSYNPRTGMESLTVTPCSKASANQRAGRAGRVAAGKCFRLYTAWAYQHELEETTVPEIQRTSLGNVVLLLKSLGIHDLMHFDFLDPPPYETLLLALEQLYALGALNHLGELTTSGRKMAELPVDPMLSKMILASEKYSCSEEILTVAAMLSVNNSIFYRPKDKVVHADNARVNFFLPGGDHLVLLNVYTQWAESGYSSQWCYENFVQFRSMRRARDVREQLEGLLERVEVGLSSCQGDYIRVRKAITAGYFYHTARLTRSGYRTVKQQQTVFIHPNSSLFEQQPRWLLYHELVLTTKEFMRQVLEIESSWLLEVAPHYYKAKELEDPHAKKMPKKIGKTREELG
- the DHX16 gene encoding pre-mRNA-splicing factor ATP-dependent RNA helicase DHX16 isoform 3 (isoform 3 is encoded by transcript variant 3), whose protein sequence is MESQPAQECLMQMFLPIEPACFVEWLGTSPSQLGVVMVDEAHERTLHTDILFGLIKDVARFRPELKVLVASATMDTARFSTFFDDAPVFRIPGRRFPVDIFYTKAPEADYLEACVVSVLQIHVTQPPGDILVFLTGQEEIEAACEMLQDRCRRLGSKIRELLVLPIYANLPSDMQARIFQPTPPGARKVVVATNIAETSLTIEGIIYVLDPGFCKQKSYNPRTGMESLTVTPCSKASANQRAGRAGRVAAGKCFRLYTAWAYQHELEETTVPEIQRTSLGNVVLLLKSLGIHDLMHFDFLDPPPYETLLLALEQLYALGALNHLGELTTSGRKMAELPVDPMLSKMILASEKYSCSEEILTVAAMLSVNNSIFYRPKDKVVHADNARVNFFLPGGDHLVLLNVYTQWAESGYSSQWCYENFVQFRSMRRARDVREQLEGLLERVEVGLSSCQGDYIRVRKAITAGYFYHTARLTRSGYRTVKQQQTVFIHPNSSLFEQQPRWLLYHELVLTTKEFMRQVLEIESSWLLEVAPHYYKAKELEDPHAKKMPKKIGKTREELG